Part of the Cohnella candidum genome, AACCTCCCGGTACACCTCGCGGTGGATCACTCCGTCGTCTTCCAGCTCCCGAAGCTGCAGCGTCAGCATCCTTTGCGTGACCCCGGGAATGAGCCGGCGGAAATCGCTGAATCTTTTGGTCCCGCCCAAAAGATGATAGAGGATGATGCTTTTCCATTTGCCGCCGATCACGTCCAGCGCCGCCTCCACCGAACAGGAATACTTTCGCCCGGCAGCCGCTTCTTTAGAACTCCCCATGGCCGCGTCTCCTCCCAATGGTATAAAAAGTGTGACTATATCACAACAATGTGCGTACTT contains:
- a CDS encoding winged helix-turn-helix transcriptional regulator, with the protein product MGSSKEAAAGRKYSCSVEAALDVIGGKWKSIILYHLLGGTKRFSDFRRLIPGVTQRMLTLQLRELEDDGVIHREVYREVPPKVEYSMTDFGRTLAPIISSMKAWGDEFSHRIGQEAAASPK